The stretch of DNA AGTCCTACAGCAGAGCAAGCATGTTTCTGTGAACAGTCCGAAATCACATGAAGCCCAAATCAACTGAAGTTAcagtgaaaatacaaaacaaaacacacctgaATGGACACCTTACATGGTACAATTCAAACTGACAGGGGTCTACTTGCTTGACACTCTGCACTTGTTTGCATAGGTCACACTGCAGAACAAACAGCTGGGGGATGTTTGGCTGGTTTCTGGTGGTCAGTTTCAGAAAATACAAGCATTTCTTAATTCTGTGCTCAGGTTCCAAATCAATATAGGTTTtggtcacttaattttttttgccaGGCTGGAAATGTGCTAAGCTAATAATTAACCTTAAGCATACCATCACTTCTGCTAAAAACATTTTCTACACTCAGCCCCAAATTACTTTCAGTTCGgttaaacaaaacagacaagctGTAATAAAAGGTCTCTGAGAAATGTGATCCCTTTCGTTGGTCACCCAGGAGCTTTTCCTCTTAAATCTGCTGCTtcttgtgggggtgggaggggggtggggggtggaggaaggaaggagagcatCCAAAATAAAGATGCCACCCAAAGCACAATGATTTTGTAAGAAAGTTGCCTAAGATAACTCTTCAGGGTTTCCCAGGTTGAGTAATGCctgcaggagggtggggagggacagctCGCCTCCAAAATTACAATCTGCAGAGGTTTCCccaatgttgatttttttttttttttaaggtgtccTTTTTAATTACACTGCAAGGGCTCTGATTTTCCCATCTCTAGCTGTTGCTGGGGGTAGCTGAGAGCAACGCGCCAGGGCTGCGGCAGCCGCTCGGGCCAACTCCagcgccgggggtgggggtgggggtgggcgggcagCCCACTCCCCACCCGGTCCCACCCTCCCCAGCACACGCGCGCACACCCGTGCAGAGACTGCGGTCCGCGCCGGTCTGCCCTGTGCCGGCGGCCGGGCCGAGACTCACCGCTGTCCAGCCGCGCGATCTGGGGCAGCCGGTAAGTGCTGACCAGCAGGTCGAGCGGAACGGCCACCGAGCTCCACTTCACATCCTTGAGGCTGCAGCCCAGCGAGGGCGCCGGGTCCATCTTCCCCGCCTCCTCCTGCCCcgcgctcccgccgccgccgccgccgccgccgccgccgccggcacCACCCGCGCCTCGGCGGCGGCCGCTGCTCGCGCTCGCGGTCTAGGGCGCGCAGGAGGCGCCGGGCACTCCGGCCGCGGGCAGCTCGGGGGCACGGCGGCTGAggcggccgggagggagggggcccGCGCCCGGCTCAGCTGTCGCTACGCGGCATGGCCGGGACGCCCCGCGTGCCCTCAAGCCGGGAGAGGACTCGCAGCAGCCCCGGGGCtgcgggcggcggcggccggggtGGCTGCGGCGGCTCCCGCTCCGCCTCCTTCTCTGGCCCCGGGTCTGCAGCTGCGACGGCCGCCCGctcgcctcctcctcctcttacccctccttccctccgccTCGAGCGTGTGAGGAGGAGCCGCGGGTCTGAGAAACGCCATAGCAGCGCTCCCAGCACTGACCAACAAGGTGCGAGCAACGCCTGCGCAGCTCGGGGAGAcgccgcctccgcctccgcctccccGGCGCAGCCCGCTCCGCCTCCCGCTCGGCCTCCGCCTCCCGCGGCCCGGCGGGCTCGGCTGGGCGTCAGCCTCTCGGCCGCGGCCGCCGACGCCTGCGGCTCGGCGCGCTCTGCAAGCTTTAGCTCTCGCTCCCCCGTCCGACCGCTCCGGCGCCCTGCAGCCTCGCCGGGCGCCACGGCGCGCCCGGACTCCTTCGCAGCCCAGGGCCCTTCCCGGAGCCCAGCAGGAGCGGAGCAAGCTCGGGAATCTTTCTCTCAGTCGTGGCGTCGGGCACGGTCCCCTGCTGCTCCTCACTCTGCCACCGGAGTTGCTAAGGCCACAGAAGAGACCTCTTTGGTGCTCACCTCTTGAGAGTGCCACAGACAGACCAGGCGGGGAAAGGCAGGCGCGGAGCAAGAGGCCGAGCCATTCTCCCCCAACCTCACAACTCTGTAAACGGAGCTGGAAGTTAATCCTACCAGTCTAGACTTTGCTAGGCAGCCTGGAAAAGGCCGAAGCACCCAGATGGAGAAAGGTGATTATGAATGATCAGTGCCCACAGAAGGGAAGGTGCCCATTGGGTTCAGTACCTTCGTTGTATGGAGACCGTGGGAGTACGAGGCCACTGACCCCCATAAACACGCCAAGGGAAAGAGCAAACGAGGTTACGGGGCCTTCTGCGGCCAGCTGTTTTCACATGCTTTTCTCAGTCAATTCCCTTCGATCTTTAAGGTTGGGATAATTCCAGTTTTCTAGACACTTGTACCTAGACATTAGGTAGTTTGGCAAGATTAcacagcttgcagatggcagtgCTAGGATTCAGACACACAGTTTACTTCCCAGGATAAATCGTCCTGTTTCCCCCAGTATTGAGCATGGCCTGCGCGGTGCGGGACATAGCTCAGAAAGTAGAGGTGGCTGTTCAATTCCTGTTTACTTAAGCCTATCCTGACTTTTATGTGCTAATCCTTTTTTTAGCATAGTTTTACACCAGGAGAGGTGAGTGGTTGTCAGGTGGAAGGCTTGCATATCAACTCTGTTTTCCAACACATATTCCATGTTCGGTGCATGATAAAACAGACCGAGCTGCTTCTGCGTCGCCCACCCAAGAGGTCTTGAAAACATCCTGCCGCCTCTCAGTGGGCCGACTTAGGTCTGTGTCAATGAATAAACCACTCTGTTAGCAACTGAAGAAAACCCCCAGGTTTTCAGAAAACCACACCTCCTTTGTCCTCTCACTTTGAAACATTGGCAatacttttcacaaaaattttttgCTGCGAGTTTTGACCTTTGTGTCatgcacatcatttttttttttttaagtcttggaGAAAAGTGGgaactattttaatatattatattaccCAGAATCACAGGTCCATTAAAGTTACACGATTTTGCTCATacaaagaagaattttttaaaaccctaaggagctaggggcgcctggctggctcagttggtagagcatgtgactcttgatctctgtgtcattagttccagccccaccttgggcatagagtttacttagtaatgattttttaaaaagaagaagaaaaaaagaaggagctAAGTGCCAGCTATTTTTtctatctaaattattttttaaaatacagtatattttgGGGgggtttaattttaattccagttggttaacatacagtgttatattagtttcaggtgtacaatacagtgattcaacagtttcaaacatcacccagtgctcatcatgatctaaataattatttttggaaataaagttcAAACTCCGAAAATGACATAGGAAACACTTAATAATGGGCAGGGTTGGGGTCCTTCACCCAGTAAGTAGATCCTTAAACCTCATATGAtagaatgagtttttaaaaatcattttctgctGTTATGATATCCTCTTTAAAAGCTTCAGGGAATAGCATTACTGTAGTTCCCTCTCATGCAAGGGTTGGTGACTTAAGAACTAGAGACAAGATAAAAAGTCAAAAGATTAATgcagtcaacttttttttttaaatcaataaaggACTTACATTAGATTTGCTCTTATTGCTGACCTAGCAGAAAAGGTTGCATTTTAATCTTAAGTATTAAAGGGAAGACACTTTAACGAGCCACAGATTCTTATGTAAGTCTCATGTCCTAAAGAATACTTACAGAAAGATCTTATTTGTGATATGGAGAGAGTTCTGGTTAAGCTGTGAGGAAGGTCAGCTAAGAAAGGTAGTCTTTCAGTCTGGCTGAACTGTACTTTGTGAGGAAATATGTTTCTTAAGATTGTTGGACCAACGCAAACCGTGTATATAAAGGCATAACAATTGGATGCAGGAGCAAAACTTACAgggttttgtagttttttaaaaaagggagtaCCCAGGAAGTTTTCTGTAAAGCAAAAGTCCATGTCCCTTGTGTCCTACTGGGTACTTTATAAAACTGAGATTTATGGGAGGCAACACATTATCATGACTAAAAATACCAACTCCAGAGCCTGATGGCATGGATATGATTAGTGCCTCTATTTCTATGTAGGATCTTGGGCAACTTactctttcctcctctgaaaaatgaggataattgcTATAGGCTGAATGTTAGTGTCCCTCCAAAAGTCTTATGTTAAAACCTAATCCCCCaagtgatggtgtttggaggcAGGCCTTTGGGAGGAGATTAGGGCTATGAACCAGTACGTGgccctcttaaaaaaatttttttaatgtttatttattttttagaaagagagagagagagtgtaagcaggggaggggcagagagagagagagagagagagagagagggagacaccgaatctgaagcaggctccaggctctaagctgtcagcacagagcctgacctggggctcgaattcacgagccttggagctgtgagatcatgacctgagctgaagccggccgcttaacctactgaaccacccaggcgccccaataagtgGCTCTCTTTAGACATGGAATCTTAGAGCacattgatcttggacttcccagcctcagaACTCCGagcaataaatgtctgttgctcacaagccacccaatctgtggtattctgttatagaaCTTGAGTAAGGTAAGACGATAATAATAGTCATTGTTTCATAGGGCTGATATGAGAATTTAACCATTTAATATCTGTTGAGaatttagaatagtgcctgacacatggaaGTGCTATGGAAGCATCCACTGATATTATTAAAAGAAGTATTGACTTTGAATGGGGcaaattttagagaaaagatGAGGCGACAAATGGAGCTGTGAGGTAATGATTAGATTTGGGAATAACAGTTTATATTAGCAAGAAGAGGAACATTCCTCAAATGGGAAACCCAGGTGGTTGCTCCCAGCTGTGAGACCTCACCCCCCAAATCTAGAGTCTCCACCATGAGCCAGCCCTGCTGCACAGCAGATCCACGCAGTGACCTTGATGACTCTTCATATTCTGATCTAATGATGTTGATAAAGCCAAGGGTGAATCAGGCACATGATACTGTAGAACTCATATGAGGGATGCTTCACAGCTTCCGAACTGTGAAACTactatttatacacacataactTGTTAATTCCCTGCATTAtcagctttgaaaaataaaaatattgcatgTTGGTTTTCCTCATATCAGCGTGTCCTGGGGCACATAATATGCTAGCAGTCAATTGTGATATCAAAGTTCACAGCCCCAGTGGTTTCTAGGTCTCAAAACTCTTTTCCCTTTCAATTAATTTCCACGCCATTGCCAGAGTTGACTTAAAAGTTACTCCCTGACTAAAACCTTGTATGGTATATGTATTCTCACTGTCTGTGGAATATAATGTAAAGCCTTCTGCATGGTATAAAATGTtcttcccggggtgcctgggtggctcattcggttaagagtccgattcttgattttggctcaggtcatgacctcatggtttgtgggttcgagccccacattggggtctcactgacaacacggagcctgcttgggattttctctccactctctgcccctcccctcttcacgctgtcttgtctttctcaaaataaataaataaactttaattttaaaaaagtcccTCCCTTATGTGACTGAGTCTGCCTCCCCAGCCTCATTTTGGTTAACTACCTTCCGACAGCCTGGAATCTAGTAGCAGTATCTTTCTGTAATTGCCCAAAGGTACCATGCTAATATACAGCCATGAAGAAGTCGTTCTGTCAGTGTggtacccctttctctctttctcttccatggAACTCCTATTCCATCTCCAACTACAGTAGTTCTCCCTTCATCTGCGGTTTTGCTTTCTATGGTTTCAGTAACCTGGTTAACTgcagtccagaagcagatgatccttcttCTGACCAAAGGTCAGAGGTCACAAGTAGCCTGTCACAGTTCCTGCCTCtctcacctcacttcatctcatgcGGCCATTTTATCGTCTCCTGTCATCACAAGAAGAAgcgtgagtacagtacaataagatattctGAAACAGAGAGACCACATTTACATAACTTATTACAGTACATTGTTATacttgttctattttattgttattattgctaatctcttactgtgcctaatttataaactaaactttatcataggtgtgtacatacaggaaaaaaaaatagtagagctAGGGTTCAGCGCTGTCCACAGTTTCAGACATCCCCTGGGGATCATGGAAATAGCCTCTGTGGATAAGAAGAGAATATCATGCTTGTATTTCGTGAAATGCTGTGTCTCCTCCTGCAAAATGCTGACCACTTCTTCTCCTGTATTCCCATTGTACCTGGCAATACCCCCTTTTTAACTGTGTTAATTACACTGTGATTTATTATCTGTTGTTATGTGTGCTTTCCCTGCTAGACAGCAATTAACTGTGGCCACTGAAAGTGTATTTTAGTCACCTCTGTTTCTCCAGCTCCTGTCACCATGCCTGGCCCATGGAAAGTGCTCAATTAATGTTTGTCAGGTTGAATAACAAGCTGAGTCATGAGTCGTCCTCTGGCTCTAGATTATTTCATAGGTCACTCCATCTCTGAATTATAAACAATTATTATTTATCAAGTCCAGAAAACAACACCATTTCCTATCAGTTTGGATCcgaatttttttcattcatctgaaaatttaaatttctttgaaatttaaatttctttgaaatttctttgaaatcaAGATCTGCACTTTTGCCACTGAACTGGGAATGTACCTCTAGACTATCATTTACTAAAACTGTTAGTGTATTGTGAGCTTATTGTTTGTTAATTTGTGGTCTCCCTTACTAGGATTTTACCCTCAGAGGTGCTTGCTTTATTATCTTTGCATCCCTAGCACCTGGCATATAGAAGGCACGATCTCTCAATAGATGTtggatagatagagagagagagatgatagatataaacagataaattggtctttcttttatctatctatcttattgagaaaatggataaatgaaatccCATAAACAtatctggggcccctgggtggctcagttggttgagcgtccaactttggctcaggtcatgatcttgtagttcatgagtttgaaccccacattgggcttgctgctgtcagcctgtcagtgcagagcccgcttcagatcctctgtccacctctctctgcccctcacccactactctctctttctctctctcaaagtataaataaaacattttaaaaaaagcgTATCCTATATGGGTATTTTTAGGAAGGATTCAAAAACATATTAGGAAATTTACTTtatcatcttttcctttcttgcttttgatATAGGGTCTGACCTTCtttaatagataaataatacAGACATTACAGTGCCAAAATAGGAACATTAAGGAGAAGTATTctatattaaggaaaaatatccCTAGTTACAAATTGGGTATTGTGGGGCacgtttgtttttcaaaacaatacACAACATGTTGTATCcccgttaaaatttttttttaacatttatttattattgagagacagagagagacagagcatgagcacgggaggggctacgagagagggagacacagaatccaaagcaggctccaggctccaagctgtcagcacagagcccgacacgggctgactcgagctgaaatcagacgcttaaccgactgagccacccaggtgcccctgttggatCCACATTTAAACGTACATATCACATTGTGACCCAGTACACGCATACATAtataactgaaacaaaaattttatgaaataatacttttttgTGTAATTCTAATGTGTACTGCATCCCGATCTTGTAccctattattttatatttagttttttaatattagtCATGACCCACTAATTTTATAGGTCTATAACATGACCTATAGTgttaaaaacactattttaagtaatattgttttaatttttaaaatgttctatttatttttgagagagagagcacaagcggggaagggtcagagaaagaaagggtccgaggatccaaggcaggctctgcgctgatagcagtgaagccgatgcggggctcaaacacatgaaccgtgagatcatgacctgagctgaagttggatgctcaaccgacggagccacccacgtgcccccaaaaCCACTGTTTTGTACATTAAGTATTTATAGTTCATCAAAACAGGGAATATTATGACTGAAATAGCAGGAACTTATGAAATTCAAGAATAATctgaaatgaaaaaggcaaattatTGAAGTTACCAAAGTTATCATggatatgtgtgcatatgtatatagcTTTATCGGTTAGAAGTTTGGGTTTATGAAGCATCTAAGTCTTTGTAAATGGTGTTTTTCCTCTCAACCAAGCACAAGACCTCAGTTTGAGAAGCTGCTGGTAACGAGTAGTGGTCCTGGGTCTGGTGTAGTTTTGTAAATTATGAGCGAGGCTTTCCAAAGGAGTGGTCAAGTGATTCATAGGTTAGCTATACAATTCTGCAGTTTCAAGAAACCCTTTACTAAAGTAAAGCACGGTTACTAACTAATCACTAATTATTCATttcaaatacattaataaattatttttaatgatacattTAAAGAATTGCTTAAAGAAATAGGTAGCTTAATTGGCTATTATCACTTACGAAGTAGACAAGCTAAGGTTCTTTTACCTAGTAGAGTCTATAGTTCATGGCATAATTTAGATTTTTCTCAATAAACTTATATGATGTGACAAAGCACAGGTAgaaaaactttcattttatttgtgccaaaataataattaatattattaaatatttcttagtGCCAAAATCTTAGCAGGGTATGTAAAAGTTTATTGATGACATTCTGGTGATTTGAAGCTTCAAATGAggttttttagaaaatttttgtaatgtttatttttgagagagagacagaacgtgagcatgggaggagcagagaaagggagacacagaatctgaaggaggctccaggctctgagtacggaacccatgaactgtgagatcatgacctgagctgaagccagatgcttacctgactgagccatccagatgcccttaGTTTTAATGTCAGAGGCAGTTATAGATAGCTtccatttttaaggctttttcaAGAAAGATAATGAGATTTTAGATTCCCACTGACAAATCCTCTAAAGAAAAGCCATCATATAGGTTTCTACCCCTCTTTTGTAGTAAGCAgtgaaaaaaagacagacaggAAGATTGTGGTTATACTACACACCTCTCCTGCAACCTGATCCAAACTGCACACACTTTTTCCACTTTGATCGTTATTATTCAGGTTCCTGGTCTATGAAGACTAGAACATGTCACTTTAACTTACTTAGAATTGCTTaagatcagggcgcctgggtggctcagtcagttaagcattaactcttgattttggctcaggtcatgatctcccagtttgtgagttcaagcctcgagtcaggctctgcactgacagtgcggagcctgcttgggattctttttctctctccctcctctctgcaggttccctgttcgtgctctgtccctctctctctctcaaaataaataaacctaaaataaagtatgaatctttttaaaagttattttttacatACTGCCAATTTACTTTccagaaatgtataaattttctcttctgtcgCTTCAAAACTAAAGATACtatgttatcttttcattttacataattaggcaaaagctttaaaaatacttgaaCAAGTAATAAGTGACAAAAATTGAGTGTTGTTAGTAATTAGTCCATATGAGCCTATCCATGAAGAAGATGCATGAACCTGGATAACATATTCTTCCTAAATTTAGTAAGAACACCtaataaaagaagaataagaaaaaattttggaGATATTTGGGGAGGccaaatttaataagaaaattctCAGACAAAGGACTGGAGTCCAGTAAGAGGCGATTGAATGTCAAGACATGAAATGTaagagggagcacctgggtggctcagtcagttgagtgtccagctcttgattttggctcaggtcatgatcccctggtttgtgagttccagctccatccacattgggttctgtgctgacagtgcggaacctgcttggcgttctctgtctccctctctctctacccctcccctgcttgctctctctctctctctctctctctctctctctccctgtctctcaaattaaataaacattaaaaaaaaaaagaaatagtaagagaatatttaTGTGTATCGTTAtccattaaaaatttatatgcaCTATAAAGATTATGCTTCTGTTCCAGATCTACATTTATAGATTAACAATATAGAAAGATAAAACATATATAGCTTAAGTTGATTTACCCTCAGAATCCtatgacatttaaataaatgctaGGGAGTCCTAGAGAAGGGAAAGACCAAGTTCCACGTTGCTCTACACTATCAAGCTAAAGTAGTGAAAGAAGGTACCATTAGAATGATTATGAAAACTCTAGGTGTCATCAGAGGTTCTGACTGTGTACTTGTAAAAAGTatctctgctttccttctctaACTCCCATCCACATTCTATtttgagatacatttttttttaatttttaaaaacatttttaaattattttagagagagagagagagatagagcacaagcaagggagggacaaagagagggagatacagaatttgaagcagggtctaggctctaagctttcagcacagagcccaacatggggctcaaactcacgagccatgagatcgtgacctgagctgaagtcggaggcctaaccggccgagtcacccaagcacccctattttGAGATACATTTATCTTATACTATTGTTTATCTCAGatgattaaaatatctttattgttTTCACTACTTCTTCTGCAGCAACAACTTGAATTCCTATGtgctattttccaaatattttatccctTTATATCATCTATGCTCTgtacttcctttttccttccctgttaCATACTTTATAGTCACACTGGAACTAGTACCATCAGTCTTTTCCAAGGACACAAGtcatttattacatttgtttttgaattcataaaaatgggaatgaatcactatggagaaagagaaggaaaaggaggacagCAAAGTAGGCAATATTAATATAAACTTGGCTTATTACATACTTTATTGTTATAAatgctttaaatttaaaaagtgagtaaagataccattttgaaaataatgactATGTTCCACTTTATCCATTATGTGTCTAATTTATCAGGagtttagggacacctggctgactcagtcagtagagcatatgactcttgatctcccagtcctgagttcaagccccacgttgtgggtagagtttacttaaaaaaaaaaaaagagagagagattagcaggagaaaaagaaaatatttataataactgtTGGAAGAGAAGCCATATCTATCCCATTGTTGATATGTTTATCATAGTAACTAATGTCCTTTCAGTAGAACACCATACTGTAGTCTGTCCATTTCtccattcattaaaattttaaatgtactttgaTTAAATTTCTATATCAATATTCATAGCTTATCTCCAActcttcattcatccatccactcatctatctatccattcattcaataaatatttattgaatacttatgtgccagatactattCAAGCCAATAGGAATGGAAGGATGAGTTCTTGCTCTCAAGTGTCTTAATCTAGTAGGCGAGCCAGAAGCACAGTAAATACATGTAATTACAATCCAGTGTGTTAAGGTTAGAGGTAAGTAGTGGTATTTTGAGAGTGTAAGCAGAATCCTCTTACTTGGGAAGGAATTGGATGAAAATACCATGGACTTCTTTGAAGAGATGACTAACTAAAGAAACATGCAATGAAACAAATTTGCTAACTCAAGACAGAACATGAAGAGAGGACTAGGAAGTGAACACTAGGAAAAAGGAACAGTGTGAGAAACAGCTTGGCTTGGAGATAAGAAGAAGCATATTATATGGGAAGAACTTAATCAGATTGGTTTTGCTGTATCTTGAGATTTCAAGTAGGAAGTGGTcaagatgaggctggagagttAGACAGGATTTAGATCATGGAGAGATTTGTCTGTCCTATGAGAAAACTTGAACTTTATCTTAAAGGACCTATAATAACTGATCTGTGGTGTTAGTGGTGGGAGCTACTGGGCCAGGAGGGTCGTAAGCAGGGAGTTTGTTAGTCAAgtttgaattttgaaaagaaagtttgAAGAGAAAGAGTATACAAGCTAAATTTGAAGAGGTTAAAActgaacaaacagaaacaaagtaGGAAGCAGTAGAAGTTGGTCATAGATGACCAAGGGTTGAACCAGGATAATATATTCCCAGAGATGGAAATAAGGGAACAGATAGAAGATATTTATTAAGGAGATAAaattctattaaattttattaaggaGGTAATAAACTTATTAAGAGTTTCTTAATTCACTTCATGGGGTGAAGGAACTCTCCCAAAGTCATGATGATTCCATTGGACCAAGCTGATCTGTGTGGAATCCAGTTTAAGTAGGCATATGGTTAGTGCACAGGGACAATTAGGAGGAACCAAGAAGAACGTTGAAATATTAATAGTATTGAACTATCAAGTCAACCAGTAATAGAGTAGAGATAAAGAAGTCACTCTGAAGGGACAGGACAGCTCCCAGGTCATAGTGTTTATAGACAATATCTACACTTAATGGGCTGCAGCAGCATAGTGTATTTCAGGCTGATACTATTAAACTAACTTTCTTTGCTCTGATGATGTGGATAACTTAGCAATGAGATTTTTTGCAAATTTCTTGCCTGAGGCTCTGGGAATGATTCTTCCATTAACAGttatggagaggaagagaaaactgagtatgttagggaaagagagaatgggtTTAGTTTTGGACACCTTAAATTTGAGTCACCTGTAAAATACCCAGTTGTGAAGTAAGCAATTAGAAACAGGGAGCTGGAGCTTGGAAAGAAATTAGAGACAGACATGCATATTTGATAGCTGAACTCATATGAATGGGTAAAATTTCTCAAGAAAGAACATACATTGCAAAGAGAAGTGGGACAATGACACTCCACTGGAGTGTTTGGGTGACTCCAAACAGAGGAGGAATCAGTAGAAGATATTGAGAAAGAATGGTCGGAGA from Felis catus isolate Fca126 chromosome D3, F.catus_Fca126_mat1.0, whole genome shotgun sequence encodes:
- the LOC123381341 gene encoding predicted GPI-anchored protein 58, coding for MAGTPRVPSSRERTRSSPGAAGGGGRGGCGGSRSASFSGPGSAAATAARSPPPPLTPPSLRLERVRRSRGSEKRHSSAPSTDQQGASNACAARGDAASASASPAQPAPPPARPPPPAARRARLGVSLSAAAADACGSARSASFSSRSPVRPLRRPAASPGATARPDSFAAQGPSRSPAGAEQARESFSQSWRRARSPAAPHSATGVAKATEETSLVLTS